A single region of the Glycine max cultivar Williams 82 chromosome 20, Glycine_max_v4.0, whole genome shotgun sequence genome encodes:
- the LOC100813981 gene encoding clathrin interactor EPSIN 2 isoform X1 — protein MKKAIGQTVRELKREVNKKVLKVPGIEQKVLDATNNEAWGPHGSLLADIAQASRNFHEYQMIMAVIWKRINDTGKNWRHVYKALTVLEYLVANGSERVIEEIREHAHQISTLSNFQYIDSSGRDQGNNVRRKSQSLVLLVNDKERITEVRQKASTNRDKFRSNSTGGMYRPGSFSSSGSYGDRYEDDRYGSMEEDRSGYGYGREKEWGYRDDDRYGRDGYRDDEYRRRSVDDDQYGSRSRRSFRDRDHNFNDDGQHSSRGSSAKAEDHSLEGRLERKLSEQNVSAPPSYEEAVSQSPLHYERDGGISAASAPKGSSPVSDNPRQTSAPTGSSLLSDNPTEATAAASTATSGNREVKAFDEFDPRGPPVSAAPAPANNVEMDLFGSLSESFSSNALALVPSTSKITTSQGNANLDSTASFALPPSASSNFNLVFEDPFGDSPFKASPSTETARSHPRTPQGLAPSQSSGPNTELVSNFGFGVSFSAPGASYTQHLSLNSQFLSMPPPSQETDILAEILPPAPLPGTTSEQNFPAPPDAQSSSSFSASSGQMAPQSFFPQSGQHMQQDFSAVTSQPAAQAVSAPGGQPLQPPSSVPTSQHAQQPFPYQADQPAQSGSHIYGGFPSLAAGSPTQEASSGMFPQSHGGHMNQGSMALVPSHTAPQASTGLSANYLSSQSPIAIDQASQFNSGSLLGQSFNHQPLGQGVHASQSAVSQPPKDKFETKSTVWADTLSRGLVNLNISGPKLNPLAYIGVDFDAINRREKRMEKPTTTTVTSTVTMGKAMGSGSGMGRAGVGALRPPSNPMMGMGMGSYGGVNAPMGMGQMPPPPSRFPPGNYNSMMGRSGYPQHPYGGYR, from the exons ATGAAGAAGGCCATTGGTCAAACTGTTAGGGAACT TAAAAGAGAAGTAAATAAGAAAGTATTGAAAGTTCCTGGAATAGAACAGAAG GTTCTTGATGCTACCAACAATGAAGCGTGGGGTCCTCATGGATCACTTCTTGCGGATATTGCACAGGCATCCAGAAATTT TCATGAATACCAAATGATCATGGCAGTAATCTGGAAGCGGATTAATGACACAGGCAAGAATTGGCGGCATGTCTACAAG GCTTTGACGGTATTAGAATACTTGGTGGCTAATGGGTCAGAGCGTGTCATAGAGGAAATTAGAGAGCACGCCCACCAAATATCG ACATTGTCCAATTTTCAATATATTGATTCCAGTGGAAGAGACCAGGGAAACAACGTCAGGAGGAAATCACAGAGTCTCGTTCTCCTTGTGAATGATAAAGAAAGAATCACGGAGGTTAGACAGAAGGCTTCTACTAACAGAGACAA GTTTCGCAGCAATTCAACTGGTGGAATGTATAGGCCTGGTTCATTTTCAAGCAGTGGATCTTATGGTGATAGATATGAAGATGATCGTTATGGAAGCATGGAGGAAGATAGAAGTGGTTATGGCTATGGCAGAGAAAAAGAATGGGGCTATAGAGACGATGATCGTTATGGCAGAGATGGTtacagggacgatgagtaccgTAGAAGAAGTGTTGACGATGACCAATATGGCTCAAGAAGCAGGAGATCTTTTAGAGATCGTGATCATAATTTTAATGATGATGGTCAGCATTCATCTCG AGGTAGCAGTGCTAAAGCTGAAGACCATTCACTGGAAGGAAG GTTAGAGCGGAAACTTTCTGAGCAAAATGTGAGTGCTCCTCCCAGTTATGAAGAAGCTGTTTCTCAAAGCCCTTTACACTATGAAAG GGATGGGGGAATTTCAGCTGCTTCTGCCCCAAAAGGCTCTTCTCCTGTAAGTGATAACCCACGCCAAACCTCTGCTCCTACAGGATCTTCTCTTTTAAGCGATAATCCAACAGAAGCAACTGCTGCTGCCAGTACTGCTACATCTGGAAACCGTGAAGTTAAGGCTTTTGATGAATTTGATCCTCGTGGTCCTCCTGTATCAG CTGCCCCAGCTCCTGCTAATAATGTTGAAATGGACTTGTTCGGCTCCCTATCAGAGTCATTCTCTTCAAATGCATTGGCTCTTGTGCCTTCTACATCAAAAATCACCACCTCTCAAGGAAATGCAAACCTTGATTCAACAGCATCATTTGCACTGCCACCATCTGCATCCAGTAATTTCAACCTG GTGTTTGAAGACCCATTTGGTGATTCACCATTTAAGGCCAGTCCTTCCACTGAAACTGCTCGATCTCATCCCCGGACTCCTCAGGGTCTTGCACCATCCCAGTCAAGTGGTCCTAATACAGAATTGGTCTCCAACTTTGGGTTTGGTGTCTCATTTTCTGCTCCTGGTGCCAGTTACACTCAGCATTTGTCTTTGAACTCTCAGTTTTTGTCCATGCCACCACCATCACAGGAAACAGATATTCTTGCAGAAATTCTTCCCCCTGCACCATTACCTGGGACAACCTCAGAGCAGAACTTTCCAGCTCCTCCTGATGCTCAATCCTCATCCTCCTTTTCAGCTTCATCAGGGCAAATGGCACCACAGTCTTTTTTTCCACAGTCTGGCCAACACATGCAGCAAGATTTCTCAGCCGTAACCAGTCAACCTGCAGCACAAGCCGTTTCAGCTCCTGGTGGCCAACCACTACAACCCCCATCATCAGTTCCCACTAGTCAACATGCACAGCAACCCTTTCCATATCAGGCTGATCAACCTGCACAGTCAGGTAGTCATATATATGGTGGATTCCCTTCCCTGGCTGCTGGTTCTCCGACTCAAGAAGCTTCTTCAGGCATGTTCCCTCAATCTCACGGTGGACATATGAACCAAGGATCTATGGCACTTGTTCCTTCACACACAGCTCCCCAAGCTTCAACAGGACTGAGTGCAAACTATTTGTCTTCTCAATCCCCCATTGCCATTGATCAAGCATCACAGTTTAACAGTGGGAGCTTGTTGGGACAGTCATTTAACCATCAACCACTTGGTCAAGGAGTACATGCTTCACAGAGTGCTGTTTCTCAACCGCCCAAGGACAAGTTTGAGACAAAATCGACAGTTTGGGCAGATACACTAAGCAGGGGGTTGGTTAATTTGAATATATCAGGAC CTAAATTAAACCCTTTAGCATATATTGGAGTTGACTTTGATGCCATTAATAGGAGGGAAAAGAGGATGGAGAAGCCCACCACGACAACGGTAACGTCAACTGTAACCATGGGTAAAGCTATGGGATCTGGTTCCGGTATGGGCCGGGCTGGCGTGGGTGCTCTCAGACCTCCATCAAACCCGATGATGGGTATGGGCATGGGAAGCTATGGAGGCGTGAACGCACCAATGGGTATGGGGCAGATGCCACCACCACCTAGTcgatttcctcctggaaattaTAACTCCATGATGGGAAGAAGTGGTTATCCTCAACATCCTTATGGGGGCTACCGATGA
- the LOC100813981 gene encoding clathrin interactor EPSIN 2 isoform X4: MEICGFLNLEEICNCPAWFTRFRSNSTGGMYRPGSFSSSGSYGDRYEDDRYGSMEEDRSGYGYGREKEWGYRDDDRYGRDGYRDDEYRRRSVDDDQYGSRSRRSFRDRDHNFNDDGQHSSRGSSAKAEDHSLEGRLERKLSEQNVSAPPSYEEAVSQSPLHYERDGGISAASAPKGSSPVSDNPRQTSAPTGSSLLSDNPTEATAAASTATSGNREVKAFDEFDPRGPPVSAAPAPANNVEMDLFGSLSESFSSNALALVPSTSKITTSQGNANLDSTASFALPPSASSNFNLVFEDPFGDSPFKASPSTETARSHPRTPQGLAPSQSSGPNTELVSNFGFGVSFSAPGASYTQHLSLNSQFLSMPPPSQETDILAEILPPAPLPGTTSEQNFPAPPDAQSSSSFSASSGQMAPQSFFPQSGQHMQQDFSAVTSQPAAQAVSAPGGQPLQPPSSVPTSQHAQQPFPYQADQPAQSGSHIYGGFPSLAAGSPTQEASSGMFPQSHGGHMNQGSMALVPSHTAPQASTGLSANYLSSQSPIAIDQASQFNSGSLLGQSFNHQPLGQGVHASQSAVSQPPKDKFETKSTVWADTLSRGLVNLNISGPKLNPLAYIGVDFDAINRREKRMEKPTTTTVTSTVTMGKAMGSGSGMGRAGVGALRPPSNPMMGMGMGSYGGVNAPMGMGQMPPPPSRFPPGNYNSMMGRSGYPQHPYGGYR; encoded by the exons ATGGAAATATGTGGATTTCTCAATCTGGAGGAGATATGTAATTGCCCTGCATGGTTCACCAGGTTTCGCAGCAATTCAACTGGTGGAATGTATAGGCCTGGTTCATTTTCAAGCAGTGGATCTTATGGTGATAGATATGAAGATGATCGTTATGGAAGCATGGAGGAAGATAGAAGTGGTTATGGCTATGGCAGAGAAAAAGAATGGGGCTATAGAGACGATGATCGTTATGGCAGAGATGGTtacagggacgatgagtaccgTAGAAGAAGTGTTGACGATGACCAATATGGCTCAAGAAGCAGGAGATCTTTTAGAGATCGTGATCATAATTTTAATGATGATGGTCAGCATTCATCTCG AGGTAGCAGTGCTAAAGCTGAAGACCATTCACTGGAAGGAAG GTTAGAGCGGAAACTTTCTGAGCAAAATGTGAGTGCTCCTCCCAGTTATGAAGAAGCTGTTTCTCAAAGCCCTTTACACTATGAAAG GGATGGGGGAATTTCAGCTGCTTCTGCCCCAAAAGGCTCTTCTCCTGTAAGTGATAACCCACGCCAAACCTCTGCTCCTACAGGATCTTCTCTTTTAAGCGATAATCCAACAGAAGCAACTGCTGCTGCCAGTACTGCTACATCTGGAAACCGTGAAGTTAAGGCTTTTGATGAATTTGATCCTCGTGGTCCTCCTGTATCAG CTGCCCCAGCTCCTGCTAATAATGTTGAAATGGACTTGTTCGGCTCCCTATCAGAGTCATTCTCTTCAAATGCATTGGCTCTTGTGCCTTCTACATCAAAAATCACCACCTCTCAAGGAAATGCAAACCTTGATTCAACAGCATCATTTGCACTGCCACCATCTGCATCCAGTAATTTCAACCTG GTGTTTGAAGACCCATTTGGTGATTCACCATTTAAGGCCAGTCCTTCCACTGAAACTGCTCGATCTCATCCCCGGACTCCTCAGGGTCTTGCACCATCCCAGTCAAGTGGTCCTAATACAGAATTGGTCTCCAACTTTGGGTTTGGTGTCTCATTTTCTGCTCCTGGTGCCAGTTACACTCAGCATTTGTCTTTGAACTCTCAGTTTTTGTCCATGCCACCACCATCACAGGAAACAGATATTCTTGCAGAAATTCTTCCCCCTGCACCATTACCTGGGACAACCTCAGAGCAGAACTTTCCAGCTCCTCCTGATGCTCAATCCTCATCCTCCTTTTCAGCTTCATCAGGGCAAATGGCACCACAGTCTTTTTTTCCACAGTCTGGCCAACACATGCAGCAAGATTTCTCAGCCGTAACCAGTCAACCTGCAGCACAAGCCGTTTCAGCTCCTGGTGGCCAACCACTACAACCCCCATCATCAGTTCCCACTAGTCAACATGCACAGCAACCCTTTCCATATCAGGCTGATCAACCTGCACAGTCAGGTAGTCATATATATGGTGGATTCCCTTCCCTGGCTGCTGGTTCTCCGACTCAAGAAGCTTCTTCAGGCATGTTCCCTCAATCTCACGGTGGACATATGAACCAAGGATCTATGGCACTTGTTCCTTCACACACAGCTCCCCAAGCTTCAACAGGACTGAGTGCAAACTATTTGTCTTCTCAATCCCCCATTGCCATTGATCAAGCATCACAGTTTAACAGTGGGAGCTTGTTGGGACAGTCATTTAACCATCAACCACTTGGTCAAGGAGTACATGCTTCACAGAGTGCTGTTTCTCAACCGCCCAAGGACAAGTTTGAGACAAAATCGACAGTTTGGGCAGATACACTAAGCAGGGGGTTGGTTAATTTGAATATATCAGGAC CTAAATTAAACCCTTTAGCATATATTGGAGTTGACTTTGATGCCATTAATAGGAGGGAAAAGAGGATGGAGAAGCCCACCACGACAACGGTAACGTCAACTGTAACCATGGGTAAAGCTATGGGATCTGGTTCCGGTATGGGCCGGGCTGGCGTGGGTGCTCTCAGACCTCCATCAAACCCGATGATGGGTATGGGCATGGGAAGCTATGGAGGCGTGAACGCACCAATGGGTATGGGGCAGATGCCACCACCACCTAGTcgatttcctcctggaaattaTAACTCCATGATGGGAAGAAGTGGTTATCCTCAACATCCTTATGGGGGCTACCGATGA
- the LOC100813981 gene encoding clathrin interactor EPSIN 2 isoform X2, giving the protein MKKAIGQTVRELKREVNKKVLKVPGIEQKVLDATNNEAWGPHGSLLADIAQASRNFHEYQMIMAVIWKRINDTGKNWRHVYKALTVLEYLVANGSERVIEEIREHAHQISTLSNFQYIDSSGRDQGNNVRRKSQSLVLLVNDKERITEVRQKASTNRDKFRSNSTGGMYRPGSFSSSGSYGDRYEDDRYGSMEEDRSGYGYGREKEWGYRDDDRYGRDGYRDDEYRRRSVDDDQYGSRSRRSFRDRDHNFNDDGQHSSRGSSAKAEDHSLEGRDGGISAASAPKGSSPVSDNPRQTSAPTGSSLLSDNPTEATAAASTATSGNREVKAFDEFDPRGPPVSAAPAPANNVEMDLFGSLSESFSSNALALVPSTSKITTSQGNANLDSTASFALPPSASSNFNLVFEDPFGDSPFKASPSTETARSHPRTPQGLAPSQSSGPNTELVSNFGFGVSFSAPGASYTQHLSLNSQFLSMPPPSQETDILAEILPPAPLPGTTSEQNFPAPPDAQSSSSFSASSGQMAPQSFFPQSGQHMQQDFSAVTSQPAAQAVSAPGGQPLQPPSSVPTSQHAQQPFPYQADQPAQSGSHIYGGFPSLAAGSPTQEASSGMFPQSHGGHMNQGSMALVPSHTAPQASTGLSANYLSSQSPIAIDQASQFNSGSLLGQSFNHQPLGQGVHASQSAVSQPPKDKFETKSTVWADTLSRGLVNLNISGPKLNPLAYIGVDFDAINRREKRMEKPTTTTVTSTVTMGKAMGSGSGMGRAGVGALRPPSNPMMGMGMGSYGGVNAPMGMGQMPPPPSRFPPGNYNSMMGRSGYPQHPYGGYR; this is encoded by the exons ATGAAGAAGGCCATTGGTCAAACTGTTAGGGAACT TAAAAGAGAAGTAAATAAGAAAGTATTGAAAGTTCCTGGAATAGAACAGAAG GTTCTTGATGCTACCAACAATGAAGCGTGGGGTCCTCATGGATCACTTCTTGCGGATATTGCACAGGCATCCAGAAATTT TCATGAATACCAAATGATCATGGCAGTAATCTGGAAGCGGATTAATGACACAGGCAAGAATTGGCGGCATGTCTACAAG GCTTTGACGGTATTAGAATACTTGGTGGCTAATGGGTCAGAGCGTGTCATAGAGGAAATTAGAGAGCACGCCCACCAAATATCG ACATTGTCCAATTTTCAATATATTGATTCCAGTGGAAGAGACCAGGGAAACAACGTCAGGAGGAAATCACAGAGTCTCGTTCTCCTTGTGAATGATAAAGAAAGAATCACGGAGGTTAGACAGAAGGCTTCTACTAACAGAGACAA GTTTCGCAGCAATTCAACTGGTGGAATGTATAGGCCTGGTTCATTTTCAAGCAGTGGATCTTATGGTGATAGATATGAAGATGATCGTTATGGAAGCATGGAGGAAGATAGAAGTGGTTATGGCTATGGCAGAGAAAAAGAATGGGGCTATAGAGACGATGATCGTTATGGCAGAGATGGTtacagggacgatgagtaccgTAGAAGAAGTGTTGACGATGACCAATATGGCTCAAGAAGCAGGAGATCTTTTAGAGATCGTGATCATAATTTTAATGATGATGGTCAGCATTCATCTCG AGGTAGCAGTGCTAAAGCTGAAGACCATTCACTGGAAGGAAG GGATGGGGGAATTTCAGCTGCTTCTGCCCCAAAAGGCTCTTCTCCTGTAAGTGATAACCCACGCCAAACCTCTGCTCCTACAGGATCTTCTCTTTTAAGCGATAATCCAACAGAAGCAACTGCTGCTGCCAGTACTGCTACATCTGGAAACCGTGAAGTTAAGGCTTTTGATGAATTTGATCCTCGTGGTCCTCCTGTATCAG CTGCCCCAGCTCCTGCTAATAATGTTGAAATGGACTTGTTCGGCTCCCTATCAGAGTCATTCTCTTCAAATGCATTGGCTCTTGTGCCTTCTACATCAAAAATCACCACCTCTCAAGGAAATGCAAACCTTGATTCAACAGCATCATTTGCACTGCCACCATCTGCATCCAGTAATTTCAACCTG GTGTTTGAAGACCCATTTGGTGATTCACCATTTAAGGCCAGTCCTTCCACTGAAACTGCTCGATCTCATCCCCGGACTCCTCAGGGTCTTGCACCATCCCAGTCAAGTGGTCCTAATACAGAATTGGTCTCCAACTTTGGGTTTGGTGTCTCATTTTCTGCTCCTGGTGCCAGTTACACTCAGCATTTGTCTTTGAACTCTCAGTTTTTGTCCATGCCACCACCATCACAGGAAACAGATATTCTTGCAGAAATTCTTCCCCCTGCACCATTACCTGGGACAACCTCAGAGCAGAACTTTCCAGCTCCTCCTGATGCTCAATCCTCATCCTCCTTTTCAGCTTCATCAGGGCAAATGGCACCACAGTCTTTTTTTCCACAGTCTGGCCAACACATGCAGCAAGATTTCTCAGCCGTAACCAGTCAACCTGCAGCACAAGCCGTTTCAGCTCCTGGTGGCCAACCACTACAACCCCCATCATCAGTTCCCACTAGTCAACATGCACAGCAACCCTTTCCATATCAGGCTGATCAACCTGCACAGTCAGGTAGTCATATATATGGTGGATTCCCTTCCCTGGCTGCTGGTTCTCCGACTCAAGAAGCTTCTTCAGGCATGTTCCCTCAATCTCACGGTGGACATATGAACCAAGGATCTATGGCACTTGTTCCTTCACACACAGCTCCCCAAGCTTCAACAGGACTGAGTGCAAACTATTTGTCTTCTCAATCCCCCATTGCCATTGATCAAGCATCACAGTTTAACAGTGGGAGCTTGTTGGGACAGTCATTTAACCATCAACCACTTGGTCAAGGAGTACATGCTTCACAGAGTGCTGTTTCTCAACCGCCCAAGGACAAGTTTGAGACAAAATCGACAGTTTGGGCAGATACACTAAGCAGGGGGTTGGTTAATTTGAATATATCAGGAC CTAAATTAAACCCTTTAGCATATATTGGAGTTGACTTTGATGCCATTAATAGGAGGGAAAAGAGGATGGAGAAGCCCACCACGACAACGGTAACGTCAACTGTAACCATGGGTAAAGCTATGGGATCTGGTTCCGGTATGGGCCGGGCTGGCGTGGGTGCTCTCAGACCTCCATCAAACCCGATGATGGGTATGGGCATGGGAAGCTATGGAGGCGTGAACGCACCAATGGGTATGGGGCAGATGCCACCACCACCTAGTcgatttcctcctggaaattaTAACTCCATGATGGGAAGAAGTGGTTATCCTCAACATCCTTATGGGGGCTACCGATGA
- the LOC100813981 gene encoding clathrin interactor EPSIN 2 isoform X6 has product MIKKESRRFRSNSTGGMYRPGSFSSSGSYGDRYEDDRYGSMEEDRSGYGYGREKEWGYRDDDRYGRDGYRDDEYRRRSVDDDQYGSRSRRSFRDRDHNFNDDGQHSSRGSSAKAEDHSLEGRLERKLSEQNVSAPPSYEEAVSQSPLHYERDGGISAASAPKGSSPVSDNPRQTSAPTGSSLLSDNPTEATAAASTATSGNREVKAFDEFDPRGPPVSAAPAPANNVEMDLFGSLSESFSSNALALVPSTSKITTSQGNANLDSTASFALPPSASSNFNLVFEDPFGDSPFKASPSTETARSHPRTPQGLAPSQSSGPNTELVSNFGFGVSFSAPGASYTQHLSLNSQFLSMPPPSQETDILAEILPPAPLPGTTSEQNFPAPPDAQSSSSFSASSGQMAPQSFFPQSGQHMQQDFSAVTSQPAAQAVSAPGGQPLQPPSSVPTSQHAQQPFPYQADQPAQSGSHIYGGFPSLAAGSPTQEASSGMFPQSHGGHMNQGSMALVPSHTAPQASTGLSANYLSSQSPIAIDQASQFNSGSLLGQSFNHQPLGQGVHASQSAVSQPPKDKFETKSTVWADTLSRGLVNLNISGPKLNPLAYIGVDFDAINRREKRMEKPTTTTVTSTVTMGKAMGSGSGMGRAGVGALRPPSNPMMGMGMGSYGGVNAPMGMGQMPPPPSRFPPGNYNSMMGRSGYPQHPYGGYR; this is encoded by the exons ATGATAAAGAAAGAATCACGGAG GTTTCGCAGCAATTCAACTGGTGGAATGTATAGGCCTGGTTCATTTTCAAGCAGTGGATCTTATGGTGATAGATATGAAGATGATCGTTATGGAAGCATGGAGGAAGATAGAAGTGGTTATGGCTATGGCAGAGAAAAAGAATGGGGCTATAGAGACGATGATCGTTATGGCAGAGATGGTtacagggacgatgagtaccgTAGAAGAAGTGTTGACGATGACCAATATGGCTCAAGAAGCAGGAGATCTTTTAGAGATCGTGATCATAATTTTAATGATGATGGTCAGCATTCATCTCG AGGTAGCAGTGCTAAAGCTGAAGACCATTCACTGGAAGGAAG GTTAGAGCGGAAACTTTCTGAGCAAAATGTGAGTGCTCCTCCCAGTTATGAAGAAGCTGTTTCTCAAAGCCCTTTACACTATGAAAG GGATGGGGGAATTTCAGCTGCTTCTGCCCCAAAAGGCTCTTCTCCTGTAAGTGATAACCCACGCCAAACCTCTGCTCCTACAGGATCTTCTCTTTTAAGCGATAATCCAACAGAAGCAACTGCTGCTGCCAGTACTGCTACATCTGGAAACCGTGAAGTTAAGGCTTTTGATGAATTTGATCCTCGTGGTCCTCCTGTATCAG CTGCCCCAGCTCCTGCTAATAATGTTGAAATGGACTTGTTCGGCTCCCTATCAGAGTCATTCTCTTCAAATGCATTGGCTCTTGTGCCTTCTACATCAAAAATCACCACCTCTCAAGGAAATGCAAACCTTGATTCAACAGCATCATTTGCACTGCCACCATCTGCATCCAGTAATTTCAACCTG GTGTTTGAAGACCCATTTGGTGATTCACCATTTAAGGCCAGTCCTTCCACTGAAACTGCTCGATCTCATCCCCGGACTCCTCAGGGTCTTGCACCATCCCAGTCAAGTGGTCCTAATACAGAATTGGTCTCCAACTTTGGGTTTGGTGTCTCATTTTCTGCTCCTGGTGCCAGTTACACTCAGCATTTGTCTTTGAACTCTCAGTTTTTGTCCATGCCACCACCATCACAGGAAACAGATATTCTTGCAGAAATTCTTCCCCCTGCACCATTACCTGGGACAACCTCAGAGCAGAACTTTCCAGCTCCTCCTGATGCTCAATCCTCATCCTCCTTTTCAGCTTCATCAGGGCAAATGGCACCACAGTCTTTTTTTCCACAGTCTGGCCAACACATGCAGCAAGATTTCTCAGCCGTAACCAGTCAACCTGCAGCACAAGCCGTTTCAGCTCCTGGTGGCCAACCACTACAACCCCCATCATCAGTTCCCACTAGTCAACATGCACAGCAACCCTTTCCATATCAGGCTGATCAACCTGCACAGTCAGGTAGTCATATATATGGTGGATTCCCTTCCCTGGCTGCTGGTTCTCCGACTCAAGAAGCTTCTTCAGGCATGTTCCCTCAATCTCACGGTGGACATATGAACCAAGGATCTATGGCACTTGTTCCTTCACACACAGCTCCCCAAGCTTCAACAGGACTGAGTGCAAACTATTTGTCTTCTCAATCCCCCATTGCCATTGATCAAGCATCACAGTTTAACAGTGGGAGCTTGTTGGGACAGTCATTTAACCATCAACCACTTGGTCAAGGAGTACATGCTTCACAGAGTGCTGTTTCTCAACCGCCCAAGGACAAGTTTGAGACAAAATCGACAGTTTGGGCAGATACACTAAGCAGGGGGTTGGTTAATTTGAATATATCAGGAC CTAAATTAAACCCTTTAGCATATATTGGAGTTGACTTTGATGCCATTAATAGGAGGGAAAAGAGGATGGAGAAGCCCACCACGACAACGGTAACGTCAACTGTAACCATGGGTAAAGCTATGGGATCTGGTTCCGGTATGGGCCGGGCTGGCGTGGGTGCTCTCAGACCTCCATCAAACCCGATGATGGGTATGGGCATGGGAAGCTATGGAGGCGTGAACGCACCAATGGGTATGGGGCAGATGCCACCACCACCTAGTcgatttcctcctggaaattaTAACTCCATGATGGGAAGAAGTGGTTATCCTCAACATCCTTATGGGGGCTACCGATGA